A part of Myxococcus landrumus genomic DNA contains:
- a CDS encoding STM4012 family radical SAM protein, with protein sequence MKRLEEMLEGSPYVAYLYGYPHKTAYRPFAPALSLESVWAEERRDALFLYFHVPFCEMRCGFCNLFTAAGPKQDVVDGYLAALERETRRVKEALGTASFARLAVGGGTPTLLDVAGLHRVFDLAQNVLGADPHHIPVSVEVSPETVDAEKLRVLRARGTDRVSMGVQSFIEAEVAAVKRPQKTAQVEAALDLIRSTGFPTLNLDLIYGMEGQTVESFLFSLRAALRFSPEEVYLYPLYVRPLTFLGKKSRAWDDLRLSLYRAGREFLLSEGYTQVSMRMFRARHAPDASGPVYRCQEDGMVGLGCGARSYTGQVHYSSEYAVGSREVRSIIASYSERTSESFGQVGYGFRLDGEERRRRHMLLSLLADGVDFAAYRERFCSDVLEDFPELLELEAHGLARREGAGLVLTAAGVERSDLIGPWLHSEGVRALSEEYAWR encoded by the coding sequence ATGAAGCGCCTGGAAGAGATGCTCGAGGGGTCGCCGTACGTGGCGTACCTCTATGGCTACCCGCACAAGACGGCCTACCGTCCCTTCGCTCCGGCGCTCTCCTTGGAGTCGGTGTGGGCGGAGGAGCGGCGGGACGCCTTGTTCCTCTACTTCCATGTCCCGTTCTGCGAGATGCGGTGTGGCTTCTGCAATCTCTTCACGGCGGCGGGCCCCAAGCAGGACGTGGTGGACGGGTACCTGGCGGCGCTGGAGCGGGAGACCCGGCGCGTGAAGGAGGCGCTGGGCACGGCGAGCTTCGCGCGGCTCGCGGTGGGCGGAGGCACTCCGACGCTGCTCGACGTGGCCGGGCTGCACCGCGTGTTCGACCTGGCGCAGAACGTGCTGGGCGCGGACCCGCATCACATTCCCGTCTCGGTGGAGGTATCTCCAGAGACGGTGGACGCGGAGAAGCTGCGGGTCCTGCGCGCGCGTGGGACGGACCGGGTGAGCATGGGCGTGCAGAGCTTCATCGAGGCCGAGGTGGCTGCGGTGAAGCGGCCCCAGAAGACGGCGCAGGTGGAGGCGGCGCTGGACCTCATCCGCTCGACGGGGTTCCCCACGCTGAACCTGGACCTCATCTACGGAATGGAAGGGCAGACGGTGGAGAGCTTCCTGTTCTCCCTGCGTGCCGCGCTGCGCTTCTCGCCGGAAGAGGTCTACCTGTATCCGCTCTACGTGCGGCCCCTCACCTTCCTGGGGAAGAAGTCGCGCGCGTGGGACGACCTGCGGCTCTCGCTGTATCGCGCGGGCCGCGAGTTCCTGCTGTCGGAGGGCTACACCCAGGTGTCGATGCGGATGTTCCGCGCGCGCCATGCTCCGGACGCGTCGGGGCCGGTGTACCGCTGCCAGGAGGACGGGATGGTGGGGCTGGGGTGCGGTGCGCGTTCGTACACGGGGCAGGTGCATTACTCGTCCGAGTACGCGGTGGGCTCGCGCGAGGTGCGCTCCATCATCGCGTCGTACAGCGAGCGGACGTCCGAGTCGTTCGGCCAGGTGGGCTACGGCTTCCGGCTGGACGGCGAGGAGCGGCGGCGCCGGCACATGTTGTTGTCGCTGCTGGCGGACGGCGTGGACTTCGCGGCGTACCGGGAGCGGTTCTGCTCGGACGTGCTGGAGGACTTCCCGGAGCTGCTGGAGCTGGAGGCCCACGGGCTGGCGCGGCGCGAGGGCGCGGGGCTGGTGCTCACGGCGGCGGGGGTGGAGCGCTCGGACCTGATTGGTCCGTGGCTGCACTCGGAAGGCGTGCGCGCGTTGTCCGAGGAGTACGCCTGGCGATGA
- a CDS encoding STM4013/SEN3800 family hydrolase — MDMNAVVGTHDLLFLTLDTLRFDVASELAASGRIPHLSALMPGGQWEERHSPASFTYAAHHAFFAGFLPTPARPGRHSRLFAMRFEGSETTGQGTCVLDAPDLVTGLAARGYHTVCIGGVGFFNKLNPLGNVLPGLFAESHWAPELGVREPRSTEYQVALAVRRLAEVPADRRVFLFMNISALHQPNRHYLPGATEDSRATHAAALEYVDSQLPPLFAALRRRGAAFCIVCSDHGTAYGEDGYNGHRVGHPVVWTVPYAEFTLPRESAP, encoded by the coding sequence ATGGACATGAACGCGGTGGTCGGCACGCACGACCTGCTCTTCCTGACGCTGGACACCTTGCGCTTCGACGTGGCCTCGGAGCTGGCCGCCTCGGGCCGCATCCCCCACCTCTCCGCGCTCATGCCCGGAGGCCAGTGGGAGGAGCGCCACTCGCCCGCGAGCTTCACCTATGCCGCGCACCACGCCTTCTTCGCGGGCTTCCTGCCCACGCCCGCGCGTCCTGGGCGGCACTCGCGGCTGTTCGCCATGCGCTTCGAGGGCAGCGAGACGACGGGGCAGGGTACGTGTGTGTTGGACGCGCCGGACCTGGTGACGGGCCTGGCGGCGCGCGGCTACCACACGGTGTGCATCGGCGGCGTGGGCTTCTTCAACAAGCTCAACCCGCTGGGCAACGTGCTGCCGGGCCTCTTCGCGGAGAGCCACTGGGCGCCCGAGTTGGGGGTGCGAGAGCCTCGCTCCACCGAGTACCAGGTGGCGCTGGCCGTGCGCCGGCTGGCGGAGGTGCCCGCGGACAGGCGCGTGTTCCTCTTCATGAACATCTCCGCGCTCCACCAGCCCAACCGCCACTACCTGCCCGGGGCCACCGAGGACTCCCGCGCCACCCACGCGGCAGCCCTGGAATACGTGGACAGTCAGCTTCCACCCCTCTTCGCCGCGCTCCGTCGGAGGGGGGCGGCTTTCTGCATCGTCTGCTCAGACCACGGCACGGCGTACGGCGAGGACGGTTATAACGGTCACCGCGTGGGCCACCCCGTCGTCTGGACGGTGCCCTACGCCGAGTTCACCCTGCCGCGAGAGTCCGCACCATGA
- a CDS encoding HAD family hydrolase, whose protein sequence is MGRKRGSYEDKPWMHKPRAFGNYGPTRPKAIFFDVDDTLVDRTGAFARYFEALMARFPSVFPEHRRAEDFATIQSFDERGGRDRDAFCLDVTKTFSMGISAKELWTDFRMTLPGLVGTDPKLVEWMTALAKRHPVVTVSNGFAGTQRMKLLRAGLYHTVPEGFFSSEVGVEKPDPRIFLTALEHVRREPAEVLHVGDDPERDIVGAAKVGITTCWVSHGRPWPQALPPPTFTVERITSRVEDFAQVLSTWT, encoded by the coding sequence GTGGGACGCAAGCGCGGGAGCTACGAGGACAAGCCGTGGATGCACAAGCCACGGGCCTTCGGGAACTACGGACCGACGCGGCCGAAGGCCATCTTCTTCGACGTGGATGACACCCTGGTCGACCGCACGGGGGCCTTCGCGCGCTATTTCGAGGCGCTCATGGCCCGCTTTCCCTCGGTGTTCCCCGAGCACCGCCGCGCCGAGGACTTCGCCACCATCCAGTCGTTCGACGAGCGGGGAGGGCGCGACAGGGACGCCTTCTGTCTCGACGTGACGAAGACGTTTTCCATGGGCATCTCCGCGAAGGAGCTGTGGACGGACTTCCGGATGACGCTGCCGGGCCTGGTGGGGACGGACCCGAAGCTGGTGGAGTGGATGACCGCGCTGGCGAAGCGCCATCCCGTTGTCACCGTCTCCAATGGATTCGCGGGCACCCAGCGCATGAAGCTGTTGCGCGCGGGGCTCTACCACACCGTGCCGGAGGGCTTCTTCTCCAGCGAGGTGGGCGTGGAGAAGCCGGACCCGCGCATCTTCCTGACGGCGCTGGAGCACGTGCGGCGAGAGCCCGCCGAGGTGCTCCACGTGGGCGATGACCCGGAGCGCGACATCGTCGGCGCGGCGAAGGTGGGCATCACCACGTGCTGGGTGTCCCATGGCCGCCCGTGGCCGCAGGCCCTTCCCCCGCCGACCTTCACCGTGGAGCGCATCACCTCGCGCGTCGAGGACTTCGCGCAGGTGCTTTCGACATGGACATGA
- a CDS encoding LOG family protein → MIELETPEAFEKHLRSGASLSNVVIQGLDLRRYTRELSTLSLAGTVFLGCELEKDALQAALAHGALVFPPITGVPYHPYRGSLYTPEELYAGFDPARPETYETTLDARIYRHWEAHGRGTPPTLLETLAQRLHDHAITDAMEDLLAAGPRPRKVVAIMGGHSMKRGQPDYRGVAMLARELARAGFFLVSGGGPGAMEATHLGAWFSQRHESELDAALAVLAKAPSYTDREWLARAFEVRSAFPLGPRDEFACSSLGIPTWHYGHEPPNPFATHIAKYFANSVREDGLLTIARGGIVYAPGSAGTIQEIFQDACQNHYNSVGVISPMIFLGTEFWTRTRPVYPLLAQLAQGQEYARHLMLTDSRDDVVKALLDYDRASLSAA, encoded by the coding sequence GTGATTGAACTCGAGACCCCCGAAGCCTTCGAGAAGCACCTGCGCTCCGGCGCGAGCCTCTCCAACGTCGTCATCCAGGGCCTGGACCTTCGGCGCTACACCCGTGAGCTGAGCACCCTCTCGCTCGCGGGGACGGTGTTCCTGGGCTGCGAGCTGGAGAAGGACGCGCTCCAGGCCGCGCTCGCGCACGGGGCGCTCGTGTTCCCGCCCATCACCGGCGTGCCGTATCACCCCTATCGAGGCAGCCTCTACACGCCGGAGGAGCTCTACGCGGGCTTCGACCCGGCGCGTCCGGAGACGTACGAGACGACGCTCGACGCGCGCATCTACCGGCACTGGGAGGCCCATGGCCGGGGCACTCCGCCCACGCTGCTGGAGACCCTCGCGCAGCGGCTGCATGACCACGCCATCACCGATGCGATGGAGGACCTGCTCGCGGCGGGCCCTCGGCCGCGGAAGGTGGTGGCCATCATGGGCGGGCACTCGATGAAGCGCGGCCAGCCCGACTACCGGGGTGTCGCGATGCTGGCGCGGGAGCTGGCTCGCGCGGGGTTCTTCCTGGTCAGCGGCGGTGGCCCTGGCGCGATGGAGGCCACGCACCTGGGCGCCTGGTTCTCGCAGCGTCACGAGAGCGAGCTGGACGCCGCGCTCGCCGTCCTGGCCAAGGCGCCCAGCTACACGGACCGCGAGTGGCTGGCCCGGGCCTTCGAGGTTCGCTCCGCGTTTCCGCTGGGGCCTCGCGATGAGTTCGCGTGCTCGAGCCTGGGCATCCCCACGTGGCACTATGGCCACGAGCCGCCCAATCCCTTCGCCACGCACATCGCCAAGTACTTCGCCAACAGCGTGCGTGAGGACGGCCTGCTCACCATCGCGCGCGGTGGCATCGTCTACGCGCCGGGCAGCGCGGGCACCATCCAGGAGATCTTCCAGGACGCGTGCCAGAACCACTACAACAGCGTGGGCGTCATCAGCCCGATGATCTTCCTGGGCACCGAGTTCTGGACGCGCACCCGTCCCGTCTATCCGCTGCTGGCGCAGCTGGCCCAGGGGCAGGAGTACGCGCGGCATCTGATGCTGACGGACTCGCGCGACGACGTGGTCAAGGCATTGCTGGACTATGACCGGGCCTCGCTCAGCGCGGCCTGA
- a CDS encoding L,D-transpeptidase family protein yields the protein MTSSPSCPRWVLPLCLLVFAGVARGASEEVDPFESFLRPAHPAAEGFSPWPDLSKARAGSPVSALARGRVVSVGPERDRVTLEHLVHENHELVRVRTEYSGLEAVELRADALVTRGQVLGRVGKTSRPSVSLVSDRRLSIEEARRFTSSRARLPQPAAEPVLVLISHAKHQLRLYERGIERARVEVGFGQETGPKEERGDNRTPVGMYFIVHTHRGEFPGPYGAYYGGHWLKVNYPNPWDALRGVERGWLTEKTRERIARTWEAREATEASTRLGSGIGFHGWKGEWSLEQTQGRLSWGCVVFHPRDIATLYERMPRGTMVVLF from the coding sequence GTGACCTCTTCTCCTTCGTGCCCGCGCTGGGTTCTTCCGCTGTGCCTCCTCGTCTTTGCAGGTGTCGCCCGAGGCGCGTCGGAGGAGGTGGACCCCTTCGAGTCATTCCTCCGGCCTGCCCATCCGGCGGCGGAGGGCTTCTCGCCCTGGCCGGACCTGTCGAAGGCCCGCGCTGGAAGTCCGGTGTCGGCGCTGGCGCGGGGGCGCGTGGTGTCCGTCGGTCCCGAGCGCGACCGCGTCACGCTTGAGCACCTGGTTCACGAGAACCACGAGCTGGTTCGGGTCCGCACGGAGTACTCGGGACTCGAGGCCGTGGAGCTTCGCGCCGATGCGCTCGTCACCCGAGGCCAGGTGCTTGGCCGGGTGGGGAAGACTTCACGGCCGAGCGTGTCGCTGGTCAGTGACCGGCGCCTGTCCATCGAGGAGGCCCGTCGCTTCACGTCCTCGCGTGCGCGCTTGCCTCAGCCCGCGGCGGAGCCCGTGCTGGTGCTCATCTCCCACGCGAAGCATCAGCTCCGTCTGTACGAGCGCGGTATCGAGCGTGCACGGGTCGAAGTGGGCTTCGGGCAGGAGACTGGGCCCAAGGAGGAGCGGGGGGACAACCGCACGCCCGTCGGCATGTACTTCATCGTCCACACGCATCGCGGAGAGTTTCCCGGCCCGTATGGCGCCTACTACGGTGGGCACTGGCTGAAGGTGAACTACCCGAACCCCTGGGACGCCCTCCGAGGTGTCGAGCGCGGCTGGCTGACCGAGAAGACGCGCGAGCGCATCGCCAGGACGTGGGAGGCGCGAGAGGCCACGGAGGCCAGCACCCGGCTGGGAAGCGGCATCGGCTTCCACGGCTGGAAGGGGGAGTGGTCCCTGGAGCAGACCCAGGGCCGCCTCTCGTGGGGGTGTGTCGTGTTCCATCCCCGTGATATCGCCACGCTCTATGAGCGGATGCCGCGTGGCACCATGGTTGTCCTCTTCTAG